The following coding sequences lie in one Trichoderma breve strain T069 chromosome 1, whole genome shotgun sequence genomic window:
- a CDS encoding piwi domain-containing protein, giving the protein MSSRGRGRGGGGYQDRGGSRGGGGGGGYRGGGGGGYRGGGGRGGGGGGDRGGGSFRGGGGGGGDRGGGGSFRGGRGGGPPQVYSGCHSVPGGIPAPDKTVTKTEDALIAPGKSVDLSTLGLQDVLPRRPAYGTKGAEITLWANYVSLTASSKLVLYRYEMSVTPAATGNKLTQVVRLLLEAPELAEYKHGLVSDFRKTILSRQKFSDRTINIAYRSIGQDAPKEDGVQYQVKLHLTNTLATSELIEYLTSTNPSAQYDEKLPLIQALNIFLKHYAKSGDNLVSMGSAESGSSKTFAIGQLSDTWDLGNCLTAIRGFFASVRAATARVLVNINVSQAAFFQEGPLDQFILRLGTQGGLHKLQAFIKGIRIRVTHLPDKLNKRGKPVSRVRTIGWLADKNDGQGLKNPSRVKAFGAGPKDVQFWLKEDSKDTKKQGGKGAKAQGGQYISVYDFFAKQHKIHIQDTRLPVINVGDRANPNYLPLQVCYVLPGQPCNTTLSTAQAQQMIRFAVRKPFDNATSIVTKGLKIAGLSSETNPLLAQFGIDISQDLITVSGRIIASPKVGYGQNRQIPTFGGSWNMLPRDSPSLKFSNAGSMQKWSCVYIEMPNDYPHAQTFTSAGLTEVLRSFHAVLGDTGIAASPPLQPFQRLQLSNNDDPELEALMKRAASSLQLLFVILPATPIPLYNRVKYLGDVKYGIHTVCSVGTKIANPKGQDQYLRNLALKFNLKLGGNNHLVDPTHLGFITENKTMIVGIDVTHPTAGNKQAPSIASMVASIDQKLGQWPGILSIQPKSRQELKGKHSEFPENIIVYRDGVSEGQYQPVLDQELPLLRAACKEIYPAPDQKKGLPRMTVAIVGKRHHTRFYPTTAADADKGGNTKAGTVVDRGVTEARSWDFFLQAHTALQGTARPAHYYVVLDEIFRSRYAKTPGKNIADEFTNLTQSMCYAFGRATKAVSYCAPAYYADVLCERSRCYLSSLFESPPASEATSMVEGAAGGLNTGALQQEVQVHERLKDSMFYI; this is encoded by the exons ATGTCGTcgcgaggaagaggcagaggcggcggagggTATCAAGATCGTGGAGGATCacgaggtggaggaggcggaggaggttATAGAGGTGGCGGCGGGGGAGGTTATAGAGGCGGCGGGGGtcgaggtggtggtggtggaggagacCGAGGGGGAGGTTCCTttagaggaggaggaggaggaggaggagaccggggaggaggaggttcTTTCAGAGGTGGCCGAGGTGGAGGGCCGCCTCAAGTCTATTC CGGCTGCCACAGTGTTCCCGGCGGAATCCCCGCCCCCGATAAGACGGTGACCAAAACGGAAGATGCTCTTATAGCTCCGGGCAAATCAGTCGACCTAAGTACGCTCGGCCTACAAGATGTTCTCCCTCGCCGGCCAGCATACGGCACTAAAGGAGCGGAGATTACCCTGTGGGCAAACTACGTCTCTTTGACCGCATCGTCCAAGCTGGTCTTATACCGATATGAGATGTCTGTCACCCCGGCCGCGACTGGAAATAAGCTGACACAGGTTGTTCGCTTGCTATTGGAGGCACCAGAGCTGGCCGAGTATAAACATGGCCTTGTGAGTGATTTCAGGAAAACCATCCTCAGCCGACAGAAATTTAGTGATCGGACCATCAACATCGCGTATCGATCCATTGGACAAGATGCACCAAAGGAGGATGGTGTTCAGTATCAGGTCAAGCTCCATCTCACCAATACCTTGGCCACCTCAGAGTTGATAGAATACCTCACGTCGACGAACCCATCTGCCCAGTATGACGAAAAGCTGCCCCTCATCCAGGctctcaacatcttcttgAAACACTACGCCAAGTCGGGCGACAACCTCGTCTCCATGGGGTCGGCCGAAAGCGGATCATCTAAAACGTTTGCTATAGGTCAATTGTCTGATACATGGGACCTTGGAAACTGCCTCACTGCTATACGTGGCTTCTTTGCCAGTGTCCGTGCGGCTACGGCTCGTGTGCTTGTCAATATCAACGTCAGCCAGGCTGCATTTTTCCAGGAAGGCCCATTGGATCAATTCATTCTCCGCCTAGGCACTCAGGGGGGATTGCATAAGTTACAGGCATTCATCAAAGGGATTCGAATCAGAGTTACTCACCTACCTGACAAGCTAAATAAACGAGGTAAACCCGTTTCGCGAGTGAGAACCATTGGGTGGTTGGCGGATAAAAACGATGGACAAGGCCTCAAGAACCCCTCTCGAGTAAAAGCGTTTGGAGCTGGGCCAAAGGATGTCCAGTTTTGGCTCAAAGAGGATTCAAAAGATACAAAGAAGCAGGGTGGGAAAGGCGCCaaagctcaaggaggacAGTACATCTCTGTCTATGACTTCTTCGCCAAAC AGCATAAAATCCATATCCAAGATACTCGACTGCCCGTCATCAATGTCGGCGATAGAGCAAATCCCAATTACTTGCCGCTCCAGGTTTGTTATGTGCTGCCTGGCCAGCCGTGCAATACCACGCTCAGCACggcccaggcccagcaaaTGATCAGGTTTGCTGTTCGTAAGCCGTTCGACAACGCTACATCTATTGTGACAAAGGGACTGAAAATTGCGGGCCTGTCTTCTGAAACAAACCCATTATTG GCCCAGTTTGGAATCGATATTTCTCAGGACCTCATTACCGTTTCGGGCCGCATTATCGCTAGCCCAAAAGTTGGTTACGGCCAGAATCGACAAATTCCCACGTTTGGGGGCAGTTGGAACATGCTACCAAGGGACTCTCCGAGTCTCAAATTCAGCAACGCCGGCAGTATGCAGAAGTGGTCTTGCGTCTACATTGAGATGCCCAACGACTATCCACACGCCCAGACATTCACTAGTGCAGGCCTGACCGAAGTCTTACGGAGCTTCCATGCCGTGCTGGGCGATACCGGCATCGCTGCCAGCCCGCCGCTTCAACCATTTCAACGACTTCAACTTAGTAATAATGACGATCCTGAACTCGAGGCGCTGATGAAACGTGCCGCATCATCGCTACAGCTGCTCTTTGTCATCCTGCCTGCAACTCCTATTCCGTTGTACAACCGAGTCAAGTATCTTGGCGATGTGAAATATGGCATCCATACCGTCTGCAGCGTCGGCACCAAGATTGCCAACCCCAAGGGTCAAGACCAGTATCTTCGCAATCTCGCGCTCAAGTTTAACCTAAAGCTTGGCGGCAACAACCATCTCGTCGATCCAACACACTTGGGATTCATTACTGAGAATAAAACCATGATTGTTGGTATCGATGTAACTCATCCGACGGCCGGAAATAAGCAGGCTCCCAGTATAGCCAGTATGGTTGCTAGCATTGACCAAAAGCTCGGCCAGTGGCCCGGTATCCTCAGCATCCAGCCTAAAAGTCGCCAGGAGTTG AAGGGCAAGCACTCAGAGTTTCCGGAAAATATCATTGTATACCGTGACGGCGTCTCAGAGGGGCAGTATCAGCCGGTATTAGACCAAGAGCTCCCGTTGCTACGAGCCGCCTGCAAAGAGATCTACCCAGCACCAGATCAAAAGAAAGGCTTGCCACGCATGACTGTCGCCATTGTCGGCAAACGCCACCATACTCGTTTTTATCCAACTACAGCCGCCGACGCGGACAAGGGCGGAAACACCAAGGCTGGTACTGTGGTTGATCGGGGCGTCACGGAAGCTCGCAGTTGGGACTTTTTCCTCCAGGCGCACACAGCACTACAGGGAACGGCTAGACCAGCGCATTACTATGTCGTGCTGGATGAAATCTTTCGCTCACGATACGCGAAGACGCCTGGAAAGAACATAGCAGACGAGTTCACGAATCTGACGCAGAGTATGTGTTATGCATTTGGTCGGGCCACCAAGGCCGTGAGCTACTGCGCTCCGGCATACTATGCGGATGTCTTGTGCGAGCGGTCACGGTGCTATCTCAGCAGTTTATTTGAGTCGCCGCCTGCTTCAGAAGCGACATCAATGGTGGAAGGCGCTGCGGGTGGTCTCAATACTGGGGCATTGCAGCAGGAGGTGCAGGTCCATGAGAGGCTTAAGGATAGTATGTTTTACATTTGA
- a CDS encoding SRP54-type protein, GTPase domain-containing protein, translated as MVLQDLGRRINAAVSNLTREQNLDEKAFDSMLKEICAALLEADVNVRLVGQLRKSIRSTVNFKELPPAVNKKRLIQKAVFDELVKLVDPHAEPFKPKKGKSNVIMFVGLQGAGKTTTCTKLARHYQTRGLRACLVCADTFRAGAFDQLKQNATKAKIPYYGSLTETDPAAVARAGVEQFKKEKFDVIIVDTSGRHRQESALFQEMIDIQAAVTPDETIMVLDASIGQQAEAQAKAFKEAADFGAIIITKTDGHAHGGGAISAVAATHTPIVFIGTGEHMLDLERFEPQRFVQKLLGMGDMAGLVEHVQSLNLNQKDTMKHLQEGIFTVRDLRDQLSNIMKMGPLSKMAGMIPGMSGLMQGMDDEEGGAKLKRMIYICDSMTDKELDSDGKILIDEPTRMTRIARGSGTSVREVEDLLTQQRMMAGMAKKMGGNMKNMQRAQQAMSGANKAQQMAAMQKRLQSMGGAGGAGGMPDMGSLMKMLGGGGMPGGMDMQAMMRQMGMGGGMPGMPGMPGMPGGGGRGRR; from the exons ATGGTGTTGCAAGATCTCGGGCGTCGCATCAATGCGGCTGTTTCAAACCTCACGCGAGAGCAGAATCTCGACGAAAAG GCATTCGATTCtatgctcaaggagatttGCGCCGCCCTTCTCGAGGCCGATGTCAATGTTCGACTCGTCGGCCAACTCCGAAAATCGATTCGCAGCACCGTCAACTTCAAAGAACTGCCTCCCGCCGTCAACAAGAAGCGTCTGATCCAAAAGGCTGTTTTCGACGAACTCGTCAAACTTGTCGACCCCCATGCTGAGCCgttcaagcccaagaagggCAAGTCGAATGTCATCATGTTTGTCGGTCTGCAGGGTGCCGGTAAGACTACGACGTGTACAAAGCTGGCGCGACACTACCAGACAAGAGGCCTGCGGGCGTGCTTGGTTTGTGCCGATACGTTCCGTGCTGGTGCCTTTGATCAGCTGAAGCAGAATGCaaccaaggccaagattcCGTACTACGGCTCGCTTACCGAGACGGACCCTGCTGCCGTTGCCCGAGCTGGTGTTGAGCAgttcaagaaggaaaagttCGACGTCATCATTGTCGATACATCGGGTCGACACAGACAGGAATCCGCCCTGTTCCAGGAGATGATTGACATTCAGGCGGCAGTTACTCCCGACGAGACTATCATGGTACTGGACGCCTCAATAGGTCAACAAGCCGAGGCTCAGGCCAAAGCCTTCAAGGAGGCTGCCGACTTTGGagcaatcatcatcaccaagacaGATGGCCACGCccatggtggtggtgccaTTTCCGCCGTCGCCGCTACGCACACACCCATTGTATTCATCGGTACTGGAGAGCACATGCTGGACCTAGAGAGATTCGAGCCTCAGCGATTTgtccagaagctgctgggaATGGGCGACATGGCCGGACTGGTTGAGCACGTGCAGAGCCTCAACTTGAATCAGAAGGATACCATGAAACATCTACAAGAGGGTATTTTTACCGTGCGAGATTTACGAGACCAGCTATCCAACATTATGAAGATGGGACCACTATCGAAAATGGCCGGCATGATTCCTGGCATGAGCGGCCTTATGCAAGGcatggatgacgaggagggaGGCGCAAAGCTAAAGCGCATGATTTACATCTGCGACTCCATGACAGACAAGGAGCTCGATTCTGATGGCAAGATCTTGATTGACGAGCCAACCCGCATGACACGTATTGCTCGAGGATCAGGCACTTCGGTGCGTGAGGTGGAAGATCTTCTGACGCAGCAGCGGATGATGGCCGGCATGGCTAAGAAGATGGGTGGCAACATGAAGAACATGCAGAGAGCACAGCAAGCCATGTCGGGTGCAAACAAGGCGCAACAGATGGCTGCCATGCAGAAGCGTCTACAGAGCATGGGCGGTGCCGGTGGTGCTGGAGGCATGCCAGATATGGGATCATTAATGAAGAtgctcggcggcggcggcatgccTGGTGGAATGGACATGCAGGCAATGATGCGACAGATGGGCATGGGCGGTGGCATGCCTGGGATGCCCGGTATGCCCGGTAtgccaggaggaggaggccgtgGACGGAGGTGA
- a CDS encoding formyl transferase domain-containing protein, whose translation MASSGHILTLSCPDKPGIVHAVTGIFAAKGHNVLDLQQFSDPVTNKFFMRVHFGPAPDVADASSTEHLEPDFQALATEYSMKYNFRPLKRRTRVLIMVSKIGHCLNDLLFRMKTGQLLIEVPIIVSNHPDFEALAKSYGIEFHHIPVTKDTKLEQEAKVLELIKQHNIELVVLARYMQVLSPKLCEEMSGKIINIHHSFLPSFIGAKPYHQAFDRGVKIIGATAHIVTADLDEGPIIEQQVTRVDHSMDPKKLTEEGSTVETQVLAAAVRWYAEGRVFLNGHKTVVF comes from the exons ATGGCTTCCTCCGGTCACATCCTCACCCTCAGCTGCCCCGACAAGCCCGGCATTGTCCACGCCGTCACCGGCATCTTCGCCGCAAAGGGCCACAACGTGCTCGACCTGCAGCAGTTCTCCGACCCCGTCACCAACAAGTTCTTCATGCGCGTGCACTTTGGCCCTGCCCCGGACGTTGCCGATGCCTCGTCGACTGAGCACCTCGAGCCCGACTTCCAGGCCCTCGCCACCGAGTACAGCATGAAGTACAACTTCCGGCCCTTGAAGCGCCGCACCCGCGTGCTCATCATGGTGTCCAAGATTGGCCACTGCCTCAACGACCTGCTGTTCCGCATGAAGACTGGCCAGCTGCTCATTGAGGTGCCCATCATTGTCTCCAACCACCCCGACTTTGAGGCCCTGGCCAAGAGCTACGGCATTGAGTTCCACCACATACCGGTGACCAAGGACACCAAGCTGGAGCAGGAGGCcaaggtgctggagctgatcaAGCAGCACAACATTGAGCTGGTTGTCCTGGCCCGATACATGCAGGTGCTGTCGCCCAAGCTGTGCGAGGAAATGTCCGGAAAGATTATCAACA TCCACCACAGCTTCTTGCCCAGCTTCATCGGCGCAAAGCCCTACCACCAGGCTTTCGACCGCGGAGTCAAGATTATCGGTGCCACGGCGCACATTGTCACGGCCGATCTCGACGAAGGCCCCATTATCGAGCAGCAAGTCACCCGAGTCGACCACAGCATGGACCCCAAGAAGCTGACAGAGGAGGGATCCACGGTCGAGACGCaggtgctggcggcggcggttcGCTGGTATGCCGAAGGAAGAGTGTTTTTGAACGGACACAAGACTGTTGTGTTCTAA
- a CDS encoding ras family domain-containing protein, producing the protein MDISQQQDFLPPHEADISQGPDDTMGGFDGASEAASSNGFHHQQSHSLDHSLAGSLRQDEESPSRQTPPVSGSLSRPASGLSNPAPPPYNDYRPSSGDQSNGRSHVVIKVGMVGDAQIGKTSLMVKYVEGSWDEDYIQTLGVNFMEKTISIRNTEITFSIWDLGGQREFVNMLPLVCNDAVAILFMFDLTRKSTLNSIKEWYRQGRGFNKTAIPVLVGTKYDHFVNFPIQDQEEISNQARRFAKAMRASLIFSSTSHSINVQKIFKIVLSKAFDLKCTIPEIENVGEPLLLYQSV; encoded by the exons ATGGATATttctcagcagcaagacttTCTTCCCCCACACGAAGCCGACATCAGCCAGGGCCCCGACGACACCATGGGCGGCTTCGACGGCGCTTCAGAGGCCGCTTCCAGCAACGgcttccaccaccagcagAGCCACTCGCTCGACCACAGCCTTGCCGGCAGCCTGAGGCAGGATGAAGAGTCCCCGAGCCGACAGACTCCGCCCGTGTCGGGATCGCTTTCGAGGCCAGCTAGCGGCTTGTCAAACCCGGCACCTCCGCCATACAACGACTATCGGCCAAGCTCAGGCGACCAATCCAACGGCCGGAGCCACGTGGTGATCAAGGTCGGCATGGTTGGCGATGCCCAGATCGGCAAGACGTCGCTCATGGTCAAATACGTGGAGGGAAGCTGGGACGAGGACTACATCCAGACGCTGGGTGTCAATTTCATGGAAAAGACCATTTCCATCCGCAACACCGAAATCACCTTTTCCATCTGGGACTTGGGCGGCCAGCGCGAGTTTGTCAACATGCTGCCGCTGGTTTGCAATGACGCTGTCGCCATCCTCTTCATGTTTGACCTGACGCGCAAGAGCAcgctcaacagcatcaaggagTGGTACCGCCAGGGCCGCGGTTTCAACAAGACGGCAATTCCCGTCTTGGTTGGCACCAAGTACGACCACTTTGTCAACTTTCCAATCCAGGATCAAGAGGAGATTTCCAACCAG GCGAGACGATTTGCCAAAGCCATGCGGGCATCACTGATTTTCTCAAGTACAAGCCACAGCATCAACGTACAAAAG ATATTCAAAATTGTCCTTTCCAAAGCGTTTGATCTCAAGTGCACCATTCCCGAAATCGAAAACGTCGGCGAGCCATTGTTATTATATCAGTCTGTCTGA
- a CDS encoding PAP2 superfamily domain-containing protein, with amino-acid sequence MALFGNRARAPAAQAPAANTTTAPTTTTKRRWGLGRGGGFGRGRQHTPYAMHLRPSFGQWLRVTWLDILTMVAMGAIGLGVYEAKPAPTRSFPVTFSDGEIVWPEFGYPLRKEIVPIWLAAFLASIIPIFIILVMQIRIRSFWDVNNGVIGLLYSLICAAVFQVFCKWLIGGLRPHFLDVCKPDLSRVTTSGLDRTGFQQIYFTRDICTGDPDQIDDSLESFPSGHTTAAFAGFVYLSLYLNAKLKVFANYHPAMWKLIAVYAPILGAVLIGGALTIDEFHNWYDIVAGAIIGTIMAFSAYRMLYASIWDWRFNHIPLNRGVAFPYTVGNGDLFDSTFTRRVGWGTESFAGGTTNGVGNGYGHHHGKHEYGYNNGAGYTNGAGHTNGAGYTNGAGPAANGEYANPTMPRRAVGHPPEQMV; translated from the exons ATGGCTCTCTTTGGAAATAGAGCTCGTGCCCCTGCGGCACAGGCCCCAGCAGCTAACACTACGACGGctccgacgacgacaacaaaACGGAGATGGGGACTCGGTCGTGGTGGAGGATTTGGCCGTGGTCGCCAACACACTCCGTATGCGATGCACTTACGTCCTAGCTTTGGACAGTGGCTCAGAGTCACTTGGTTGGACATCTTGACCATGGTGGCTATGGGAGCCATCGGCCTCGGT GTCTACGAAGCCAAACCTGCACCGACACGCTCGTTCCCCGTCACCTTTTCCGATGGAGAAATCGTCTGGCCTGAATTCGGCTACCCTCTTCGCAAGGAGATTGTTCCCATCTGGCTGGCAGCTTTCCTCGCCTCCATTatccccatcttcatcatcctcgtcatgCAGATCCGCATCCGCTCATTCTGGGACGTCAACAACGGTGTCATTGGTCTCTTGTACTCTCTCATCTGCGCAGCCGTGTTCCAAGTGTTCTGCAAGTGGCTCATCGGAGGCCTTCGCCCACACTTTCTCGACGTGTGCAAGCCTGATCTGAGCCGCGTCACAACTTCAGGACTCGACAGAACCGGATTCCAGCAGATCTACTTCACGCGGGACATTTGCACTGGAGACCCAGACCAGATTGACGACAGCCTGGAATCGTTCCCCAGCGGCCACACCACGGCGGCTTTCGCTGGCTTCGTCTACCTCTCTTTGTACCTCAACGCGAAGCTCAAGGTGTTTGCAAACTACCACCCGGCAATGTGGAAGCTCATCGCCGTCTACGCCCCCATCCTCGGCGCGGTCCTCATCGGCGGTGCTCTCACTATTGATGAGTTCCACAACTGGTACGACATCGTCGCCGGAGCTATCATTGGCACCATCATGGCCTTTTCCGCATACCGCATGCTGTACGCATCTATCTGGGACTGGCGCTTCAACCACATCCCGCTGAACCGCGGCGTGGCGTTCCCGTATACCGTGGGCAATGGCGACTTGTTCGACTCAACTTTCACGAGGCGTGTTGGATGGGGAACGGAGAGCTTTGCCGGTGGCACGACTAATGGTGTTGGCAACGGATATGGACACCACCATGGCAAGCATGAATACGGATATAATAACGGTGCTGGATATACCAACGGTGCCGGTCATACTAATGGCGCTGGGTATACTAATGGCGCTGGACCCGCGGCCAATGGAGAGTATGCAAACCCAACGATGCCTCGACGGGCGGTTGGACACCCTCCTGAGCAGATGGTGTAA
- a CDS encoding sulfotransferase family domain-containing protein encodes MGGVPSIPTDRTRTVQVIGAGYSRTGTVSMALALERLLGEPVMHGGTQLFGREDAYVKLWCDAFANRNNKPVLMKLLREATAGFAAVTDVPTNAFIAELVELYPDAKVVLVTRDPDRWFNSMQTLLKDGYGSMSVLKAILWPCPGWRWAPTWFRYLQIVESTRLGPAMTRDSILIHNEWVHNHVPKDRLLTMDLKEGWEPLAKFLDKPVPNEPFPHANDGEAMQKFARGVFRTAMLIWLGILGGVGLFAWVGMGVWRRSLLSSI; translated from the exons ATGGGCGGAGTTCCATCAATCCCCACCGACCGGACCCGGACCGTGCAGGTCATCGGCGCCGGCTACTCCCGCACCGGCACTGTATCCATGGCCCTGGCCCTGGAAAGGTTGCTGGGAGAGCCGGTGATGCATGGGGGAACGCAGCTGTTTGGCCGAGAAGACG CCTATGTCAAGCTATGGTGCGACGCCTTCGCCAACCGCAATAACAAGCCCGTCCTCATGAAGCTCCTGCGCGAGGCCACGGCCGGCTTTGCTGCCGTCACTGATGTTCCCACCAACGCCTTCATTGCCGAACTGGTCGAGCTGTACCCGGATGCCAAGGTGGTGCTCGTGACGCGGGATCCGGATCGATGGTTTAACAGCATGCAGACACTGCTCAAGGACGGCTATGGGTCGATGTCGGTGCTCAAGGCGATTCTGTGGCCATGTCCTGGATGGAGGTGGGCGCCAACATGGTTCAGATACCTACAGATTGT AGAATCAACCCGTCTTGGACCGGCAATGACTCGAG ATTCCATCCTCATTCACAATGAATGGGTCCACAACCATGTTCCTAAAGATCGACTCTTGACCATGGACCTCAAAGAAGGCTGGGAGCCACTGGCCAAGTTTCTCGACAAGCCGGTCCCTAACGAGCCATTTCCTCACGCAAATGATGGTGAGGCTATGCAAAAGTTTGCCAGGGGGGTGTTTCGCACGGCGATGCTGATTTGGCTGGGCATTTTGGGGGGCGTGGGCCTGTTTGCGTGGGTTGGGATGGGAGTTTGGAGGAGGTCCTTGCTGTCGTCgatttga